In Quadrisphaera sp. RL12-1S, a single genomic region encodes these proteins:
- the lysS gene encoding lysine--tRNA ligase encodes MPEQLRVRREKRQRLLDAGVEPYPVSVPRTASLAQVRAAHAGLADGEETDVVVSVAGRVVFQRGTGKLAFATLQDGDGTRLQVMLSLAEVGADALAAWKSDVDLGDVVSATGRVVQSKRGELSVMATSWAMATKALRPLPVLHKETSEEVRVRQRYVDLIVRPEARAVVRTRAAVVRSLRSTFDGLGYLELETPMLQTLHGGAAARPFVTHSNAFDIELYLRIAPELFLKRAVVGGLDRAFEINRNFRNEGADSSHSPEFAMLEFYEAYADYDLMAERTRELVQTAARDALGSTTVLLADGTEYELGGTWAQLSMYPSLSEALGEAITPGTPRSVLVERAERLGVGVAPTASAGKLVEELWEHLVGDHLVAPTFVRDFPLETSPLTKSHRSVPGVVEKWDLYVRGFELATGYSELNDPVVQRERLEEQARLGAAGDDEAMPVDEDFLRAMEVGMPPAGGVGMGIDRLLMALTGLGIRETILFPLVKPEA; translated from the coding sequence CTGCCCGAGCAGCTGCGCGTGCGCCGGGAGAAGCGGCAGCGGCTCCTGGACGCCGGTGTGGAGCCCTACCCGGTCTCCGTGCCGCGCACCGCGTCGCTGGCGCAGGTCCGCGCGGCGCACGCCGGGCTGGCCGACGGGGAGGAGACCGACGTCGTCGTCTCCGTGGCGGGGCGGGTCGTGTTCCAGCGCGGCACCGGCAAGCTGGCCTTCGCCACCCTCCAGGACGGCGACGGCACGCGCCTGCAGGTGATGCTCAGCCTCGCCGAGGTCGGCGCCGACGCGCTCGCGGCGTGGAAGTCCGACGTCGACCTGGGCGACGTCGTCTCCGCCACCGGGCGCGTGGTGCAGTCCAAGCGCGGCGAGCTGAGCGTCATGGCCACCTCCTGGGCGATGGCCACCAAGGCCCTGCGTCCGCTGCCGGTGCTCCACAAGGAGACCAGCGAGGAGGTCCGGGTGCGCCAGCGCTACGTCGACCTCATCGTCCGCCCCGAGGCGCGGGCGGTGGTCCGCACGCGCGCCGCCGTCGTCCGCTCGCTGCGCTCGACGTTCGACGGCTTGGGCTACCTCGAGCTCGAGACCCCCATGCTGCAGACGCTGCACGGCGGCGCTGCCGCGCGGCCGTTCGTCACGCACTCCAACGCCTTCGACATCGAGCTGTACCTGCGCATCGCCCCGGAGCTGTTCCTCAAGCGCGCCGTGGTGGGCGGTCTGGACCGCGCCTTCGAGATCAACCGCAACTTCCGCAACGAGGGCGCAGACTCCTCGCACTCCCCGGAGTTCGCGATGCTGGAGTTCTACGAGGCCTACGCCGACTACGACCTCATGGCCGAGCGCACCCGCGAGCTCGTCCAGACCGCGGCGCGCGACGCCCTCGGCTCGACCACGGTCCTCCTGGCCGACGGCACCGAGTACGAGCTCGGCGGCACCTGGGCGCAGCTGTCGATGTACCCCTCCCTGTCCGAGGCCCTGGGCGAGGCGATCACCCCCGGGACGCCGCGCTCGGTGCTGGTGGAGCGCGCCGAGCGCCTCGGCGTGGGCGTGGCGCCCACCGCCTCCGCGGGCAAGCTCGTCGAGGAGCTGTGGGAGCACCTCGTGGGCGACCACCTGGTCGCGCCCACCTTCGTGCGCGACTTCCCCCTGGAGACCTCCCCCCTCACCAAGTCGCACCGCTCGGTGCCCGGCGTGGTGGAGAAGTGGGACCTCTACGTGCGTGGCTTCGAGCTGGCCACCGGCTACTCCGAGCTCAACGACCCGGTGGTCCAGCGCGAGCGCCTGGAGGAGCAGGCCCGCCTCGGCGCCGCCGGGGACGACGAGGCGATGCCCGTCGACGAGGACTTCCTGCGCGCCATGGAGGTGGGCATGCCCCCCGCGGGCGGCGTCGGCATGGGCATCGACAGGCTGCTCATGGCGCTCACGGGTCTCGGCATCCGCGAGACCATCCTGTTCCCGCTGGTCAAGCCGGAGGCCTGA
- a CDS encoding amino-acid N-acetyltransferase codes for MPAPPTGVDAPAGAVPSRVLVRRARASDVRAVRALTEPLAERGVLVAKHAVASYESVPETRVAEIDGAVVGCGALHVMWEDLAEVRTLAVASSARGLGVGSAIVEALLADARESGVSRVFCLTFEVPFFARLGFEVIEGTPVAPEVYAELLRSHDDGVAEFLDLARVKPNTLGNTRMLLHLR; via the coding sequence GTGCCCGCTCCTCCCACCGGCGTCGACGCTCCCGCCGGCGCGGTGCCGTCGCGCGTGCTCGTCCGCAGGGCCCGCGCGAGCGACGTCCGCGCCGTCCGCGCCCTCACCGAGCCGCTGGCCGAGCGCGGCGTGCTCGTGGCCAAGCACGCCGTCGCCAGCTACGAGTCGGTCCCCGAGACGCGGGTGGCCGAGATCGACGGCGCGGTGGTCGGCTGCGGCGCCCTCCACGTCATGTGGGAGGACCTCGCCGAGGTGCGCACCCTGGCGGTGGCGTCCTCCGCGCGGGGGCTGGGCGTGGGCTCGGCCATCGTCGAGGCGCTCCTGGCCGACGCCCGCGAGAGCGGCGTATCCCGCGTCTTCTGCCTGACCTTCGAGGTGCCGTTCTTCGCGCGCCTCGGCTTCGAGGTCATCGAGGGCACACCGGTGGCGCCCGAGGTCTACGCCGAGCTGCTGCGCTCCCACGACGACGGCGTGGCGGAGTTCCTCGACCTGGCCCGCGTGAAGCCGAACACGCTCGGCAACACCCGCATGCTGCTCCACCTCCGCTGA
- the chvE gene encoding multiple monosaccharide ABC transporter substrate-binding protein has translation MNKRFALVAVGAALALGLSACGGGGAGSPAAGASSGASSAAPADVTVGVAMPTQTSQRWIDDGNNVKAGLEKLGYKVDLQYANDDIPTQASQITSFINNGDKVLIIASIDGTALSSQLADAAAAGIKVISYDRLIRNSPNVDFYVSFDNYKVGVQQGTSLLTGLGILNADGSKNAAATGPFNVELFAGSLDDNNATFFYNGAMDTLKPYIDSGVIKIPSGQTKIEQIATQQWKTDVAQKRMDTLLTSSDANVTLNGVLSPADIVSRGIITSLANAGYGQGSKKFPIVTGQDADIDNVKLINDGQQYSTIFKDTRKLADEAIKVTGDYLSGKEPEANNTKDYNNGTKVVPSYLLESTVVTKDNIKSVLVDSGYYTQAQVDKGQK, from the coding sequence GTGAACAAGCGTTTCGCACTCGTGGCCGTCGGAGCAGCACTCGCCCTCGGCCTGTCGGCCTGCGGTGGCGGCGGAGCCGGCTCCCCCGCTGCCGGCGCCTCGAGCGGCGCCAGCTCCGCCGCCCCCGCGGACGTCACCGTGGGTGTCGCGATGCCCACCCAGACCTCGCAGCGCTGGATCGACGACGGCAACAACGTCAAGGCCGGCCTGGAGAAGCTCGGCTACAAGGTCGACCTGCAGTACGCCAACGACGACATCCCCACGCAGGCGTCGCAGATCACGTCCTTCATCAACAACGGGGACAAGGTCCTCATCATCGCGTCCATCGACGGCACCGCGCTGAGCAGCCAGCTCGCCGACGCCGCCGCGGCCGGCATCAAGGTCATCTCCTACGACCGCCTGATCCGCAACAGCCCGAACGTCGACTTCTACGTGTCGTTCGACAACTACAAGGTCGGCGTCCAGCAGGGCACCTCGCTGCTGACCGGCCTGGGCATCCTCAACGCCGACGGCTCGAAGAACGCCGCCGCCACCGGCCCGTTCAACGTCGAGCTGTTCGCCGGCTCGCTGGACGACAACAACGCGACGTTCTTCTACAACGGCGCGATGGACACCCTGAAGCCGTACATCGACAGCGGTGTCATCAAGATCCCGTCGGGCCAGACCAAGATCGAGCAGATCGCCACGCAGCAGTGGAAGACCGACGTGGCGCAGAAGCGCATGGACACCCTGCTGACCTCGTCTGACGCGAACGTCACGCTGAACGGCGTGCTCTCGCCCGCCGACATCGTCAGCCGCGGCATCATCACGTCGCTGGCCAACGCTGGCTACGGCCAGGGGAGCAAGAAGTTCCCGATCGTCACCGGCCAGGACGCCGACATCGACAACGTCAAGCTCATCAACGACGGTCAGCAGTACTCGACCATCTTCAAGGACACCCGCAAGCTGGCCGACGAGGCCATCAAGGTCACGGGTGACTACCTGTCCGGCAAGGAGCCGGAGGCGAACAACACCAAGGACTACAACAACGGCACCAAGGTCGTGCCGTCGTACCTCCTCGAGTCCACGGTCGTGACGAAGGACAACATCAAGTCCGTCCTCGTCGACTCCGGCTACTACACGCAGGCGCAGGTCGACAAGGGCCAGAAGTAA
- a CDS encoding ATP-dependent Clp protease ATP-binding subunit, with the protein MFERFTDRARRVVVLAQEEARMLNHNYIGTEHILLGLIHEGEGVAAKAMESLGISLDSVREQVQEIIGQGQQAPSGHIPFTPRAKKVLELSLREALQLGHNYIGTEHILLGLIREGEGVAAQVLVKLGADLNRVRQQVLQLLSGYQGKEPATAGGPQEGTPSGSLVLDQFGRNLTQAAREGKLDPVIGRGKEVERVMQVLSRRTKNNPVLIGEPGVGKTAVVEGLAQSVVRGEVPETLKDKQLYTLDLGALVAGSRYRGDFEERLKKVLKEIRTRGDIILFIDEIHTLVGAGAAEGAIDAASILKPMLARGELQTIGATTLDEYRKHIEKDPALERRFQPILVAEPNLAHAIEILKGLRDRYEAHHRVSITDGALVAAATLADRYVNDRYLPDKAIDLIDEAGARLRIRRMTAPPDLREFDEKIAEVRREKESAIDAQDFEKAASLRDSEKKLLAAKAEREKQWKAGDMDVVAEVDEELIAEVLATATGIPLVRLTEEESSRLLNMEAELHKRVIGQNDAIKALSQAIRRTRAGLKDPKRPGGSFIFAGPTGVGKTELAKALAEFLFGEEDALIQLDMSEFSEKHTVSRLFGSPPGYVGYEEGGQLTEKVRRRPFSVVLFDEVEKAHADIFNSLLQILEDGRLTDSQGRTVDFKNTVIIMTTNLGTRDIAKGLQMGFQAGGDLSTSYDRMKIKVNEELKTHFRPEFLNRVDDVVVFPQLTQDEIIQIVDLMIAKVDQRMKDRDMGLELTQPAKDLLATRGYDPVLGARPLRRTIQREIEDALSEKILYGELTAGEIVLVDVEGEGAAARFTFTGTRKSPIPEVAAVGASSAPVDGPAPAEDAS; encoded by the coding sequence ATGTTCGAGAGGTTCACCGACCGCGCCCGCCGCGTCGTCGTCCTGGCTCAGGAAGAGGCCAGGATGCTCAACCACAACTACATCGGCACCGAGCACATCCTGCTCGGGCTGATCCACGAGGGTGAGGGCGTCGCCGCCAAGGCGATGGAGTCCCTCGGCATCTCGCTCGACTCCGTGCGCGAGCAGGTGCAGGAGATCATCGGCCAGGGCCAGCAGGCGCCGTCGGGCCACATCCCCTTCACCCCGCGCGCCAAGAAGGTGCTCGAGCTGTCCCTGCGCGAGGCGCTGCAGCTCGGCCACAACTACATCGGCACCGAGCACATCCTGCTCGGCCTCATCCGCGAGGGCGAGGGCGTCGCCGCCCAGGTGCTCGTCAAGCTGGGCGCCGACCTCAACCGCGTCCGCCAGCAGGTGCTGCAGCTGCTGAGCGGCTACCAGGGCAAGGAGCCCGCCACCGCCGGCGGCCCCCAGGAGGGCACCCCGTCGGGCTCCCTCGTGCTCGACCAGTTCGGCCGCAACCTCACCCAGGCCGCCCGCGAGGGCAAGCTCGACCCGGTGATCGGTCGCGGCAAGGAGGTGGAGCGCGTCATGCAGGTGCTCTCCCGCCGCACCAAGAACAACCCCGTCCTCATCGGTGAGCCCGGCGTCGGCAAGACCGCCGTCGTCGAGGGCCTGGCGCAGTCCGTGGTCCGCGGCGAGGTGCCCGAGACGCTGAAGGACAAGCAGCTCTACACCCTCGACCTCGGCGCGCTGGTGGCCGGCAGCCGCTACCGCGGTGACTTCGAGGAGCGCCTCAAGAAGGTGCTCAAGGAGATCCGCACCCGCGGCGACATCATCCTGTTCATCGACGAGATCCACACCCTCGTCGGGGCGGGCGCCGCCGAGGGCGCGATCGACGCCGCGAGCATCCTCAAGCCGATGCTCGCCCGCGGTGAGCTGCAGACCATCGGTGCCACCACGCTCGACGAGTACCGCAAGCACATCGAGAAGGACCCGGCGCTCGAGCGCCGCTTCCAGCCGATCCTCGTGGCCGAGCCGAACCTGGCCCACGCCATCGAGATCCTCAAGGGCCTGCGCGACCGCTACGAGGCGCACCACCGCGTCTCCATCACCGACGGCGCCCTCGTGGCCGCCGCCACCCTGGCCGACCGGTACGTCAACGACCGGTACCTGCCGGACAAGGCGATCGACCTCATCGACGAGGCGGGCGCGCGACTGCGCATCCGCCGCATGACGGCTCCGCCGGACCTGCGCGAGTTCGACGAGAAGATCGCCGAGGTGCGGCGCGAGAAGGAGAGCGCGATCGACGCGCAGGACTTCGAGAAGGCCGCCTCCCTGCGCGACTCCGAGAAGAAGCTGCTGGCGGCCAAGGCCGAGCGCGAGAAGCAGTGGAAGGCCGGCGACATGGACGTGGTCGCCGAGGTCGACGAGGAGCTGATCGCGGAGGTCCTCGCCACGGCCACCGGCATCCCGCTGGTGCGCCTGACCGAGGAGGAGTCCAGCCGCCTGCTGAACATGGAGGCCGAGCTCCACAAGCGGGTCATCGGCCAGAACGACGCCATCAAGGCGCTGTCGCAGGCCATCCGGCGCACCCGCGCCGGCCTCAAGGACCCCAAGCGCCCCGGCGGCTCGTTCATCTTCGCCGGCCCCACCGGTGTCGGGAAGACCGAGCTGGCCAAGGCCCTGGCGGAGTTCCTCTTCGGCGAGGAGGACGCGCTCATCCAGCTGGACATGAGCGAGTTCTCCGAGAAGCACACCGTGTCGCGGCTGTTCGGCTCGCCCCCCGGCTACGTCGGGTACGAGGAGGGCGGCCAGCTCACGGAGAAGGTGCGGCGGCGCCCGTTCTCGGTGGTCCTGTTCGACGAGGTGGAGAAGGCCCACGCCGACATCTTCAACTCGCTGCTGCAGATCCTCGAGGACGGCCGGCTCACCGACTCCCAGGGTCGCACGGTCGACTTCAAGAACACCGTGATCATCATGACGACCAACCTGGGCACCCGGGACATCGCCAAGGGCCTGCAGATGGGCTTCCAGGCCGGTGGTGACCTGAGCACCTCGTACGACCGCATGAAGATCAAGGTCAACGAGGAGCTCAAGACCCACTTCCGGCCGGAGTTCCTCAACCGCGTCGACGACGTGGTGGTCTTCCCGCAGCTCACGCAGGACGAGATCATCCAGATCGTCGACCTGATGATCGCCAAGGTCGACCAGCGCATGAAGGACCGCGACATGGGCCTGGAGCTGACCCAGCCCGCCAAGGACCTGCTGGCCACCCGCGGCTACGACCCCGTGCTCGGTGCGCGCCCGCTGCGCCGCACCATCCAGCGCGAGATCGAGGACGCGCTGAGCGAGAAGATCCTCTACGGCGAGCTGACGGCCGGCGAGATCGTGCTGGTGGACGTCGAGGGGGAGGGCGCCGCGGCGCGCTTCACCTTCACGGGCACGCGCAAGTCGCCCATCCCCGAGGTGGCGGCCGTCGGCGCGAGCTCGGCGCCGGTGGACGGCCCCGCTCCGGCGGAGGACGCGTCCTGA
- the mmsA gene encoding multiple monosaccharide ABC transporter ATP-binding protein, whose protein sequence is MRSITKTFPGVKALSDVTLTVRRGEVHAICGENGAGKSTLMKVLSGVYPHGTYDGEIVFEGQVARFSGINESEHAGIVIIHQELALVPYLSIAENIFLGNEIKGRGGLIDWNRANGEAGKLLRRVGLKENPTTPVGQLGVGKQQLVEIAKALTKDVKLLILDEPTAALNDNDSEHLLGLLRQLQAEGITCIIISHKLNEIISIAQSTTIIRDGRTIETLDIAAGEVTQERIIRGMVGRDLESRFPERESHPGEEVLRVEDWTVGHATQDRLVVEGANLSVRAGEVIGIAGLMGAGRTELAMSIFGRSYGRFLGGRLYKRGQQIQARNVREAIKHGIAYATEDRKKYGLNLIDDIKRNVSAAALEKLSGAGGLVNANEEIAVAERSRKDMNIKAPTVMSVTGKLSGGNQQKVVLSKWIFADPDVLILDEPTRGIDVGAKYEIYVIINKLVAAGKAVIVISSELPELLGICDRIYTLSQGRITGDVPIADASQERLMELMTLERVGARSGGATAGTSAEVPSVAGAPQQSEQSRSPISSQNPEDLA, encoded by the coding sequence ATGCGCTCCATCACCAAGACGTTCCCCGGCGTCAAGGCCCTCTCCGACGTGACGCTCACGGTCCGTCGCGGTGAGGTCCACGCCATCTGCGGCGAGAACGGCGCCGGCAAGTCGACCCTCATGAAGGTCCTCTCGGGCGTCTACCCGCACGGCACCTACGACGGCGAGATCGTCTTCGAGGGCCAGGTGGCGCGCTTCAGCGGCATCAACGAGTCCGAGCACGCGGGCATCGTGATCATCCACCAGGAGCTCGCCCTGGTGCCCTACCTGTCCATCGCGGAGAACATCTTCCTGGGCAACGAGATCAAGGGCCGCGGCGGTCTCATCGACTGGAACCGCGCGAACGGCGAGGCCGGCAAGCTGCTGCGCCGCGTGGGGCTCAAGGAGAACCCCACCACGCCCGTGGGCCAGCTGGGCGTGGGCAAGCAGCAGCTCGTCGAGATCGCCAAGGCGCTCACCAAGGACGTCAAGCTGCTCATCCTCGACGAGCCGACGGCCGCCCTCAACGACAACGACTCCGAGCACCTGCTCGGCCTCCTGCGCCAGCTGCAGGCCGAGGGCATCACCTGCATCATCATCAGCCACAAGCTCAACGAGATCATCTCGATCGCCCAGTCGACGACGATCATCCGCGACGGCCGGACGATCGAGACCCTGGACATCGCCGCCGGCGAGGTGACCCAGGAGCGGATCATCCGCGGCATGGTCGGCCGCGACCTGGAGAGCCGCTTCCCCGAGCGCGAGAGCCACCCCGGTGAGGAGGTGCTGCGCGTGGAGGACTGGACGGTCGGCCACGCCACCCAGGACCGCCTCGTGGTGGAGGGCGCCAACCTCTCCGTGCGCGCCGGCGAGGTCATCGGCATCGCCGGCCTCATGGGCGCGGGGCGCACCGAGCTGGCCATGAGCATCTTCGGGCGCTCCTACGGCCGCTTCCTCGGCGGCCGGCTCTACAAGCGGGGCCAGCAGATCCAGGCCCGCAACGTCCGCGAGGCCATCAAGCACGGCATCGCCTACGCCACCGAGGACCGCAAGAAGTACGGCCTCAACCTCATCGACGACATCAAGCGCAACGTCTCCGCGGCGGCCCTCGAGAAGCTGTCCGGCGCCGGGGGCCTGGTGAACGCCAACGAGGAGATCGCCGTCGCCGAGCGCTCGCGCAAGGACATGAACATCAAGGCGCCGACCGTGATGTCCGTGACCGGCAAGCTCTCCGGCGGCAACCAGCAGAAGGTCGTCCTCTCGAAGTGGATCTTCGCCGACCCGGACGTGCTGATCCTCGACGAGCCGACCCGCGGCATCGACGTGGGCGCCAAGTACGAGATCTACGTGATCATCAACAAGCTGGTCGCAGCGGGCAAGGCGGTCATCGTCATCTCCTCGGAGCTGCCGGAGCTGCTGGGCATCTGCGACCGCATCTACACGCTGTCGCAGGGCCGGATCACCGGTGACGTCCCGATCGCCGACGCCAGCCAGGAGCGCCTCATGGAGCTCATGACCCTCGAGCGCGTCGGGGCCCGCTCCGGCGGCGCCACGGCGGGCACCTCCGCGGAGGTGCCGTCCGTCGCCGGCGCCCCGCAGCAGTCCGAGCAGTCGCGCTCGCCCATCTCCAGCCAGAACCCCGAGGACCTCGCATGA
- a CDS encoding class I SAM-dependent methyltransferase, whose amino-acid sequence MADHPDVAPPSGDAPQADDEARRTSFGTLVDAERYDRLRPDHPDEAVAWLTGSPAGPLDVLDLAAGTGKVTRALARLGHRVVSVDPSDGMLAVLRQWLSDSPRAQVRAVAGTAEHVPLPDASVDAVVVGQAWHWLRPAAAAAEVARVLRPGGVLGLAWVVRDAEVGWAAELEALFAGERLGGTTGADEVSAGAHARDLADEGWWPRVPLRGAVRERASFPAAQRLASVDDVVAMASTYSGLALSQDREDLLRRVRELADAAAGPDGSVLLPQVCRCFRYRLP is encoded by the coding sequence GTGGCTGACCACCCCGACGTCGCGCCCCCGTCCGGTGACGCGCCCCAGGCCGACGACGAGGCGAGGCGCACGTCCTTCGGCACCCTCGTGGACGCGGAGCGGTACGACCGGCTGCGCCCGGACCACCCCGACGAGGCCGTCGCCTGGCTGACGGGCTCGCCGGCCGGGCCCCTGGACGTGCTCGACCTCGCCGCCGGCACCGGCAAGGTGACCCGGGCGCTGGCCCGTCTCGGGCACCGGGTGGTGTCCGTGGACCCCAGCGACGGCATGCTCGCCGTGCTGCGGCAGTGGCTGTCGGACTCCCCCCGCGCGCAGGTGAGGGCGGTGGCGGGCACCGCCGAGCACGTGCCCCTGCCGGACGCCTCCGTGGACGCCGTCGTGGTGGGGCAGGCCTGGCACTGGCTGCGCCCCGCGGCCGCCGCGGCCGAGGTGGCGCGGGTGCTGCGCCCCGGCGGGGTGCTGGGCCTGGCCTGGGTGGTGCGCGACGCGGAGGTCGGGTGGGCCGCCGAGCTGGAGGCGCTGTTCGCCGGGGAGCGGCTCGGCGGGACCACCGGCGCTGACGAGGTGTCGGCCGGCGCCCACGCGCGCGACCTCGCCGACGAGGGCTGGTGGCCCCGGGTGCCGCTGCGCGGTGCCGTGCGGGAGCGGGCGTCGTTCCCGGCGGCGCAGCGCCTCGCCTCCGTGGACGACGTGGTCGCCATGGCCTCCACCTACTCCGGGCTGGCTCTGAGCCAGGACCGGGAGGACCTGCTGCGGCGCGTGCGGGAGCTCGCGGACGCCGCGGCCGGGCCCGACGGGTCGGTGCTGCTGCCGCAGGTGTGCCGCTGCTTCCGCTACCGGCTGCCCTGA
- the panC gene encoding pantoate--beta-alanine ligase, translating to MTTTPAPGGSAPAPRPSVPLLVRTRAELSQARAALSGRVAVVMTMGALHAGHASLVAAARERADAVVVTIFLNPLQFEAGADLARYPRTLDADLALLGGVGADVVFAPSPDVVYPDGDPAVRVSSGRLGGVLEGASRPGHFDGVLTVVAKLMHLVRPDVALFGQKDAQQLLLVRRMVRDLDLAVEVVAVPTVRDDDGLALSSRNAHLSPLDREVALVLSRALRAGEAAAPEGASAVRRAARDVLVGEPLARVDYLALVDPDTLDDVPEHFRGPALLAVAAKVGPTRLIDNLPLVVGRWSAPPADRTSARPAAAQGSR from the coding sequence GTGACCACCACCCCCGCCCCCGGGGGCAGCGCCCCGGCGCCGCGCCCGTCCGTCCCGCTGCTCGTGCGCACGCGCGCCGAGCTGTCGCAGGCGCGCGCCGCCCTGAGCGGGCGCGTCGCCGTCGTCATGACGATGGGGGCGCTGCACGCCGGGCACGCCTCCCTGGTGGCGGCGGCCCGCGAGCGCGCCGACGCCGTGGTCGTGACGATCTTCCTCAACCCGCTGCAGTTCGAGGCCGGCGCCGACCTGGCCCGCTACCCGCGCACGCTCGACGCGGACCTCGCGCTGCTCGGCGGGGTGGGCGCCGACGTCGTGTTCGCGCCGTCCCCGGACGTGGTCTACCCCGACGGCGACCCCGCCGTCCGGGTGTCCTCGGGCCGCCTCGGCGGCGTGCTCGAGGGGGCGTCGCGCCCGGGCCACTTCGACGGCGTGCTCACGGTGGTCGCCAAGCTGATGCACCTCGTGCGCCCCGACGTCGCCCTGTTCGGGCAGAAGGACGCCCAGCAGCTGCTGCTGGTGCGGCGCATGGTGCGTGACCTCGACCTCGCGGTGGAGGTGGTGGCCGTGCCGACCGTCCGCGACGACGACGGCCTGGCGCTGTCCAGCCGCAACGCGCACCTGTCACCGCTGGACCGGGAGGTCGCCCTGGTCCTGTCGCGGGCCCTGCGGGCCGGGGAGGCGGCGGCGCCGGAGGGCGCCAGCGCCGTGCGCCGCGCCGCCCGCGACGTGCTGGTGGGCGAGCCGCTGGCGCGGGTCGACTACCTGGCCCTGGTGGACCCGGACACCCTCGACGACGTCCCGGAGCACTTCCGCGGGCCGGCGCTGCTGGCGGTGGCCGCCAAGGTCGGGCCCACGCGGCTGATCGACAACCTGCCCCTGGTGGTGGGCAGGTGGTCGGCGCCGCCCGCCGACCGCACCTCCGCGCGGCCGGCGGCGGCTCAGGGCAGCCGGTAG
- a CDS encoding A/G-specific adenine glycosylase, translating into MPPPPSAPASPGGEDTSELVSAVLRWYAAHARDLPWRHPGPPDEIAWPVLVSEVMLQQTPVARVEPAWRAWLERWPSPAALAADGPGEAVRAWGRLGYPRRALRLHAAAVAVVERHGGRVPSDQAELRALPGVGAYTAAAVGAFAFGQRVAVVDTNVRRVLARAVQGRAEPAPALTAAETALAASVLPQAPPGDPRLPARWSVAVMELGALVCTARAPRCGACPVADLCAWQRAGAPPDDGPARRGQAWHGTDRQVRGRLMALLREAPGPLDDAALRAAWDDDGQRERCLASLVADGLVVPSGGGWSLPL; encoded by the coding sequence GTGCCCCCACCGCCCAGCGCACCCGCCTCCCCCGGTGGCGAGGACACCTCCGAGCTGGTGTCCGCGGTCCTGCGGTGGTACGCCGCGCACGCCCGCGACCTGCCCTGGCGCCACCCCGGCCCGCCGGACGAGATCGCCTGGCCCGTGCTGGTCAGCGAGGTGATGCTGCAGCAGACGCCCGTCGCCCGCGTGGAGCCGGCGTGGCGCGCCTGGCTCGAGCGGTGGCCCTCCCCCGCGGCGCTGGCCGCGGACGGCCCCGGCGAGGCGGTGCGGGCCTGGGGGCGCCTGGGCTACCCCCGCCGAGCCCTGCGGCTGCACGCCGCGGCCGTCGCCGTCGTCGAGCGGCACGGCGGGAGGGTGCCCTCGGACCAGGCGGAGCTGCGGGCGCTGCCCGGGGTCGGCGCGTACACCGCCGCGGCGGTGGGAGCGTTCGCCTTCGGGCAGCGCGTGGCCGTGGTGGACACGAACGTGCGGCGGGTGCTGGCGCGCGCGGTGCAGGGACGGGCCGAGCCGGCACCGGCCCTCACCGCCGCCGAGACGGCCCTGGCGGCCTCCGTGCTGCCCCAGGCGCCCCCCGGTGACCCGCGGCTGCCGGCGCGCTGGTCCGTGGCCGTCATGGAGCTGGGGGCCCTGGTGTGCACGGCGCGGGCCCCCCGGTGCGGGGCCTGCCCCGTGGCGGACCTCTGCGCCTGGCAGCGAGCGGGTGCACCGCCGGACGACGGCCCCGCGCGGCGCGGACAGGCCTGGCACGGCACGGACCGCCAGGTGCGCGGGCGCCTGATGGCCCTGCTGCGGGAGGCCCCGGGGCCCCTGGACGACGCGGCGCTGCGGGCCGCCTGGGACGACGACGGCCAGCGCGAGCGCTGCCTGGCGTCCCTGGTGGCCGACGGCCTCGTGGTGCCCTCCGGTGGCGGCTGGTCGCTGCCGCTGTGA
- a CDS encoding histone-like nucleoid-structuring protein Lsr2, with the protein MAQTLQVVLVDDLDGGPADQTVTFSLDGTDYEIDLSAENAARLRDDLAVWVGHARRTTTVRRARSGAAPGAGAAADGVDVAAVRAWARENGHTVNERGRVPAAVVEAYRAATGA; encoded by the coding sequence GTGGCGCAGACGCTGCAGGTGGTGCTCGTCGACGACCTCGACGGCGGTCCGGCGGACCAGACCGTCACCTTCTCCCTCGACGGGACCGACTACGAGATCGACCTGTCGGCCGAGAACGCCGCGCGCCTGCGCGACGACCTCGCGGTCTGGGTGGGGCACGCCCGGAGGACGACGACGGTCCGCCGCGCCCGCTCCGGTGCGGCCCCGGGCGCCGGTGCCGCCGCGGACGGCGTCGACGTCGCCGCCGTACGGGCGTGGGCGCGCGAGAACGGCCACACGGTGAACGAGCGGGGCCGGGTCCCGGCCGCCGTGGTCGAGGCCTACCGGGCGGCCACCGGCGCCTGA